In Arthrobacter alpinus, a single window of DNA contains:
- the mnhG gene encoding monovalent cation/H(+) antiporter subunit G, which produces MNTFLNVLTAIALLLGAFMSLAAAIGLLRFPDLMSRMHAATKPQVLGLLLMLTAIGLQMRSWTLLPILIVAWLFQLLTVPVSAHMVGRAGYRTKHRRPELLSVDELDQVVGAAIQDDTRKESPRK; this is translated from the coding sequence ATGAACACTTTTCTCAATGTCCTGACCGCCATTGCATTGCTGCTTGGGGCCTTCATGAGCCTGGCTGCGGCCATCGGCCTGCTGCGGTTCCCTGACCTGATGAGCCGTATGCACGCGGCCACCAAGCCCCAGGTCCTGGGGCTCTTGTTGATGCTGACCGCCATTGGGCTGCAGATGCGTTCGTGGACGCTCCTGCCGATCTTGATAGTTGCCTGGCTTTTTCAGCTTCTCACCGTGCCGGTCTCGGCCCACATGGTTGGCCGTGCCGGCTACCGAACCAAGCATCGGCGCCCGGAATTGCTCAGTGTGGACGAGCTCGATCAAGTGGTGGGCGCGGCCATCCAGGACGATACCCGCAAGGAGTCCCCGCGGAAGTAG
- a CDS encoding monovalent cation/H+ antiporter complex subunit F, whose protein sequence is MGVVVIIVAALLSLAAAGTIYRIAKGPSLLDRVIAADVLLAIFGAALATEMAMNQHTDNLALLVVLTVIGFIGSVTVARFVAHKKEDG, encoded by the coding sequence ATGGGTGTTGTTGTCATTATTGTTGCCGCTCTGTTGTCCCTCGCCGCAGCTGGCACAATCTACAGGATTGCCAAGGGGCCCTCACTGCTTGACCGCGTGATTGCCGCCGATGTTTTGCTGGCCATCTTCGGCGCCGCACTGGCCACCGAAATGGCCATGAATCAGCACACCGACAATCTTGCCCTGTTGGTGGTGTTGACAGTGATCGGATTCATTGGCTCGGTGACGGTTGCCCGCTTCGTGGCACATAAGAAGGAGGACGGATGA
- a CDS encoding Na+/H+ antiporter subunit E, producing the protein MSQSMNYRRKLNFLQKLPLLIWLVVVWGALWQDFSAGNLLFGALIAIAVFQMFYLPPIELSGRFNVLRAATLALWFLKEVTVASFQVLFWSVVKGPKIRNAVIAVPLRSPSDLLMTAVGHVLSLIPGSLVVEVDRGCATLYVHAMNAPTPESVDKVRRGIQDIEARLIQVMGTKEELALVKAERSGAAILTYATSPQSTVGKAETTGEVQ; encoded by the coding sequence ATGAGTCAGAGCATGAACTACAGGCGCAAGCTCAACTTCCTCCAGAAATTGCCGCTGCTGATCTGGCTGGTAGTGGTGTGGGGTGCCCTCTGGCAGGATTTTAGTGCCGGAAACCTGCTCTTTGGCGCGTTGATTGCCATAGCCGTCTTTCAGATGTTCTACCTGCCGCCCATCGAGTTGAGCGGCCGTTTCAACGTGCTGCGTGCAGCGACGTTGGCGCTGTGGTTCCTGAAGGAAGTCACGGTAGCTAGTTTCCAGGTCCTCTTCTGGTCGGTGGTCAAGGGGCCCAAGATCCGAAATGCCGTCATCGCGGTGCCCTTGCGAAGCCCCTCTGATCTACTCATGACAGCCGTTGGCCACGTCCTTTCGCTCATTCCAGGGTCGCTGGTGGTGGAGGTCGATCGAGGTTGCGCCACCCTTTACGTACACGCCATGAATGCGCCGACCCCGGAGAGCGTGGACAAGGTCCGCAGGGGCATTCAGGACATTGAGGCACGGCTGATCCAAGTTATGGGGACAAAAGAAGAGTTGGCCCTGGTAAAAGCTGAGAGGTCGGGAGCCGCCATCCTCACCTATGCAACCTCGCCGCAGTCCACTGTTGGAAAAGCCGAAACTACTGGGGAGGTGCAGTAA
- a CDS encoding Na+/H+ antiporter subunit D gives MNVASMTPLAVVIPFLGAALAFVLIRHPRAQRRVSLATITITLLLEVWVLASVWQSGPIAVHLGGWAPPFGIVMVADQFSSLLLVISSAVSLAVLAYATGQGAADGEEGGPVSVFHPTYLILVAGVSNAFLAGDLFNLYVGFEILLTASYVLMTLGGTGSRIRAGITYVVVSVVSSLLFLIAIAMVYGATGTVTLADLAVKLGELDPGTQNLLHVLLLVAFGIKAAVFPLSFWLPDSYPTAPAPVTAVFAGLLTKVGVYAIVRTETLLFPTADFNAALLVVALLTMVVGILGAVAQTDIKRMLSFTLVSHIGYMIFGVALSSVLGLAATIFYVIHHITIQTSLFMVTGLIERRGGTSSITRLGGLAKLSPILGVLYFIPAMNLAGIPPFSGFLGKLGLLQAGVADGSPLAYAVVVGGVVASLLTLLAMARVWNRVFWRSAADAEDPDPVLLATAPDSSGAPSMRALRTSKHVDATEGRFSGENEVPILPKMMVYSTMGLVLLGLAMTFFAGPLFDLSHEAATSMLERTQYIEAVMGSGAVTP, from the coding sequence ATGAACGTCGCCAGTATGACCCCACTCGCTGTAGTCATACCCTTTCTCGGCGCGGCTCTTGCCTTCGTCCTGATCAGGCACCCACGCGCGCAGCGCCGCGTGAGCCTCGCCACCATCACCATCACCCTGCTCTTGGAAGTTTGGGTTCTGGCGAGCGTGTGGCAATCAGGTCCCATCGCGGTGCACTTGGGTGGGTGGGCCCCGCCCTTCGGCATTGTCATGGTGGCCGACCAGTTCTCCTCCCTGCTGCTTGTCATTTCATCGGCCGTCAGCCTGGCCGTTCTGGCCTACGCCACCGGACAGGGTGCCGCCGACGGGGAAGAAGGCGGACCGGTCTCCGTTTTCCACCCCACCTATTTGATCCTGGTTGCGGGCGTTTCCAACGCCTTCCTTGCCGGTGACTTGTTCAACCTTTATGTGGGCTTTGAAATCCTGCTGACCGCCAGCTACGTGCTCATGACCCTGGGTGGCACGGGATCCCGAATCCGGGCCGGCATCACCTATGTGGTTGTCAGTGTGGTGTCATCCTTGCTGTTCCTGATCGCCATAGCCATGGTCTACGGAGCCACAGGAACCGTGACACTGGCTGATTTGGCCGTGAAACTTGGCGAGCTCGACCCCGGCACACAAAACCTGTTGCACGTGCTGCTGCTGGTGGCGTTCGGCATCAAGGCGGCAGTCTTCCCGCTGTCCTTCTGGCTTCCCGACTCCTACCCCACGGCCCCCGCACCGGTCACGGCCGTGTTTGCCGGGTTGCTGACCAAGGTTGGCGTATATGCCATTGTGCGTACGGAAACGCTGCTCTTTCCCACGGCAGATTTTAATGCCGCACTTCTCGTTGTTGCCCTGCTAACCATGGTGGTGGGAATTCTGGGTGCCGTGGCCCAGACGGATATAAAGCGAATGCTTTCCTTTACCTTGGTGAGCCACATCGGTTACATGATCTTTGGTGTTGCGCTTTCATCAGTTCTGGGACTTGCCGCCACCATTTTCTACGTCATCCACCACATCACCATCCAAACCAGCTTGTTCATGGTCACGGGTCTGATTGAACGCCGTGGCGGTACCTCATCCATTACACGACTGGGTGGCTTGGCGAAGTTGTCTCCCATTTTGGGTGTCCTATATTTCATCCCGGCCATGAACCTTGCCGGCATTCCGCCTTTCTCGGGCTTCCTCGGCAAGTTGGGCTTGCTTCAAGCCGGTGTGGCAGACGGTTCACCACTGGCCTACGCGGTTGTGGTGGGCGGGGTGGTAGCCAGCCTGCTCACCTTGTTGGCCATGGCCCGCGTGTGGAACCGCGTGTTCTGGCGCAGTGCGGCTGACGCCGAGGATCCAGACCCCGTGCTTCTGGCCACCGCGCCGGATTCCTCGGGCGCACCGAGCATGCGCGCGTTGCGAACCAGCAAGCACGTGGATGCAACGGAGGGGCGTTTCTCCGGCGAAAATGAGGTCCCCATCCTGCCCAAGATGATGGTGTACTCCACCATGGGGCTGGTGCTTTTGGGGTTGGCCATGACGTTCTTCGCCGGACCACTTTTTGATCTCAGTCATGAGGCAGCCACCAGCATGCTCGAGCGAACCCAGTACATTGAAGCCGTGATGGGCAGTGGGGCGGTGACTCCATGA
- a CDS encoding Na(+)/H(+) antiporter subunit C, whose product MSVNLTLLLVMGVLYAVGIYLLLERSLTRVLLGLMLLANATNVLLLTTGGYAGLAPIFSKDIPSTEFNDPLPQAFILTSIVISFAVTAFMLSLIYRSWLLSRADHIQVDMEDIRVAKQEIYDDEEDSEIAVEISDFHENDQPLARRETVPGIGPKKTSGSPESSTKENGVHPVTPGKDKE is encoded by the coding sequence ATGAGCGTGAACCTCACCTTATTGCTGGTCATGGGAGTGCTCTACGCCGTGGGCATCTACCTCCTGCTCGAGCGCAGCCTGACCCGTGTTTTGCTCGGGCTGATGCTGCTGGCCAACGCAACGAACGTGCTGCTGCTGACAACAGGCGGCTATGCCGGGCTGGCGCCGATCTTCAGCAAAGACATACCGTCCACGGAATTCAATGATCCACTTCCGCAGGCCTTTATCTTGACCTCCATTGTGATTTCTTTCGCTGTCACGGCTTTCATGTTGAGCCTGATTTACCGTTCCTGGCTACTGAGCAGGGCCGATCATATCCAGGTGGATATGGAAGATATTCGCGTTGCCAAACAGGAAATCTACGACGACGAGGAAGACTCCGAAATCGCCGTCGAAATTTCTGACTTCCATGAGAACGATCAGCCTCTGGCCAGGCGCGAAACCGTTCCAGGCATTGGCCCCAAGAAAACGTCCGGATCTCCTGAATCATCAACCAAGGAAAACGGTGTACACCCAGTGACTCCCGGAAAGGACAAGGAATGA
- a CDS encoding Na+/H+ antiporter subunit A: MLFVLCAHFIVAIFAPILFSRWGRSAFYVLAAVPGISFIWLVAQYENVFSDTLPSPSLEINWIPVLDLNLSFRMDQLSWLMSLLVLGVGALVLAYCARYFKTNDAGLGGFGAQLLAFAGAMFGLVTADNFILLFVFWELTTVLSYLLIGYARTRIAARRAALQALIVTTFGGLAMLVGLIMIGESAGTYSISSVLAKAPELMASSGSLRIVLDIGVALLLVGAVTKSALLPFHFWLPGAMAAPTPVSAYLHAAAMVKAGIYLVARLAPGFAQTEYWQPMIVVLGLATMLLGGWRALRQFDLKLILAYGTVSQLGFITLVVGLGGQEAAMAGMAMVLAHGLFKASLFLVVGIIDHQSGTRDIRELSGVFKSAPKLGVVALIGVASMAGLPPLAGFVAKEGIFQAFIASASHGSAGPLVGWTVLVGMVLGSILTFAYSARFMWGGFSTKDKGMATVFKPVGWLFLAAPALLSVLTLGYGFFPQIVEGWIKPYSDLFPAYDPHGFHLLLWHGFTPALGLSAIVVLSGLGLFLLRNKVEALQSRIRAPWDFERAYRQLIVVLDIVAIWITGRTQRGSLFFYLAVILSTAMASVLVVLFLGDQNWTDSLYFIDPGSPFQMIAGVAIVVGAVSAARASKRFMAVLMVSVTGYGIALIFALQGAPDLALTQMLVETIILVAFVLAMRQLPPGLLERKSVGSHRVVRLILGIGFGVTMIIVAIVAMGSRIHEPISLHMPELAYAGGGGLNVVNVTLVDIRAWDTFGEISVLAIAATGVASLIFVRGRGNSLPRAETVETGSIGKLRVDASQATIKLAERFTQSAGNPWLVAGRTLAPERRSIIIEVVTRLVFHSIIVLSIYLLLAGHNATGGGFAGGLVAGLALTIRYLAGGRFELAEATRISAGTLLGVGLALAALTGAIPLFLGGDVFQSAIIAFDLPIFGHVKFVTSTLFDIGVYLVVVGLVVDVLRSLGSEIDQHEEDGTGRIEMIEDDEPLEVGR, from the coding sequence GTGTTGTTTGTCCTTTGCGCGCACTTCATCGTTGCCATTTTTGCGCCCATTTTATTTTCCCGGTGGGGCCGATCGGCGTTCTACGTTCTCGCCGCCGTTCCCGGAATCAGCTTCATTTGGCTTGTTGCGCAATATGAAAATGTGTTCTCGGACACATTGCCGAGCCCATCGCTTGAGATCAATTGGATACCGGTCCTCGACCTCAACCTTTCCTTCCGGATGGATCAGCTTTCATGGCTGATGTCGCTGCTGGTGCTGGGTGTTGGTGCGCTGGTGCTGGCCTACTGCGCCAGATACTTCAAGACAAACGACGCCGGACTGGGCGGCTTTGGCGCCCAACTGTTGGCTTTCGCCGGGGCCATGTTTGGACTCGTCACCGCGGATAACTTCATACTCCTATTTGTTTTCTGGGAACTGACAACTGTTCTTTCCTACCTGTTGATTGGTTACGCGCGCACCCGTATAGCGGCCCGACGAGCCGCGCTCCAGGCATTGATTGTGACCACCTTCGGCGGCCTCGCCATGCTGGTGGGCCTGATCATGATTGGCGAGAGCGCGGGAACGTACAGCATTTCTTCAGTGCTGGCCAAGGCGCCGGAGCTCATGGCGAGCTCTGGAAGTCTCCGGATTGTGCTCGATATTGGTGTTGCCCTGCTGCTGGTGGGCGCGGTAACCAAGTCCGCCCTGCTGCCCTTCCACTTCTGGCTGCCCGGAGCCATGGCGGCACCCACCCCGGTCAGTGCATATCTCCACGCAGCCGCAATGGTGAAGGCTGGAATTTACCTCGTGGCACGGCTGGCCCCCGGCTTTGCGCAGACCGAATACTGGCAGCCCATGATTGTGGTGCTGGGACTGGCCACCATGCTGTTGGGCGGCTGGCGCGCCCTTAGGCAATTCGATCTCAAACTGATTCTCGCCTACGGCACCGTCAGCCAGCTCGGCTTCATCACCTTGGTGGTTGGTTTGGGCGGACAAGAAGCAGCCATGGCGGGCATGGCCATGGTGCTGGCACACGGTTTGTTCAAGGCTTCCCTGTTCCTGGTTGTGGGCATTATTGACCACCAGAGTGGCACGCGAGATATCCGTGAATTGTCCGGAGTTTTCAAGTCTGCACCGAAACTCGGTGTGGTGGCACTCATTGGTGTAGCGTCCATGGCTGGTTTGCCGCCGTTGGCTGGTTTTGTTGCCAAGGAAGGCATCTTCCAGGCGTTCATTGCCTCGGCCAGCCACGGCTCGGCCGGCCCCTTGGTTGGGTGGACCGTACTGGTTGGCATGGTGCTTGGCTCGATTCTGACGTTTGCCTACAGTGCCCGGTTCATGTGGGGTGGCTTCTCCACCAAGGACAAGGGCATGGCCACCGTTTTCAAGCCGGTTGGTTGGTTGTTCCTTGCCGCACCGGCGCTGCTGAGTGTCTTGACGCTTGGCTACGGATTCTTCCCGCAGATTGTTGAGGGATGGATCAAGCCGTACAGCGATCTATTCCCGGCCTATGACCCCCACGGTTTCCACCTCCTGCTGTGGCACGGATTTACGCCCGCATTGGGTCTGAGCGCCATTGTGGTTCTCTCGGGTCTTGGCTTGTTCCTGTTGCGGAACAAGGTGGAAGCCTTGCAAAGCCGCATCCGGGCCCCTTGGGACTTTGAGCGGGCCTATCGGCAATTGATCGTGGTCCTGGACATTGTCGCCATTTGGATTACTGGACGTACGCAGCGTGGTTCACTCTTCTTCTATCTCGCGGTGATCCTGTCCACCGCCATGGCTTCCGTCCTGGTGGTTCTGTTCCTGGGTGATCAGAACTGGACGGACTCCCTCTACTTCATTGACCCGGGCTCGCCCTTCCAAATGATTGCCGGAGTGGCCATTGTTGTGGGCGCGGTATCTGCCGCGCGCGCCAGCAAGCGTTTCATGGCCGTTCTGATGGTCTCGGTCACCGGATACGGCATTGCGCTGATCTTTGCGTTGCAGGGCGCCCCGGACCTGGCGCTGACACAGATGCTGGTTGAAACCATCATTCTGGTGGCCTTCGTCCTCGCCATGCGCCAGCTGCCGCCGGGCCTGCTGGAACGAAAATCAGTGGGCAGCCACCGGGTGGTCCGCCTGATTCTGGGCATCGGCTTTGGGGTCACCATGATCATCGTGGCAATTGTTGCCATGGGTTCACGGATCCATGAGCCCATCAGCCTGCACATGCCTGAATTGGCATATGCAGGTGGCGGTGGTCTCAACGTAGTCAACGTGACTCTCGTGGACATCAGGGCCTGGGACACGTTTGGTGAGATCTCGGTCTTGGCCATCGCAGCCACTGGTGTTGCCAGCCTGATCTTTGTTCGCGGCCGAGGGAACTCCCTGCCGCGGGCTGAAACTGTTGAAACGGGCAGCATTGGCAAGCTTCGCGTGGACGCCTCACAGGCCACCATCAAGCTTGCCGAACGGTTCACCCAATCGGCTGGCAACCCGTGGCTCGTGGCCGGACGCACCTTGGCTCCGGAACGTCGCTCCATCATCATCGAGGTTGTTACCCGGCTGGTCTTCCACAGCATTATTGTTCTTTCCATCTACCTGCTGCTGGCGGGCCACAATGCCACGGGCGGTGGCTTTGCCGGCGGCCTCGTGGCGGGCTTGGCTCTGACAATTCGCTACCTGGCCGGCGGACGATTCGAGCTGGCCGAGGCCACCCGAATCTCAGCAGGAACGCTGCTGGGTGTGGGCTTGGCACTGGCCGCCCTGACGGGTGCTATTCCGCTGTTCCTTGGCGGGGACGTTTTCCAAAGCGCCATTATCGCCTTTGACCTGCCCATCTTTGGGCACGTCAAATTTGTAACCTCAACACTCTTTGACATCGGCGTATATCTGGTGGTGGTGGGTCTTGTGGTCGATGTCCTGCGCAGTCTGGGTTCTGAGATTGACCAACACGAAGAAGACGGGACCGGGCGCATCGAAATGATCGAGGACGACGAGCCACTGGAGGTGGGACGATGA
- a CDS encoding MFS transporter translates to MTEYPPAAASLPAAPTKTPGTTGQIVAWSLWDWGGAAFNSVMTTFIFTALYLTGDAFGGADKATATLAFAMSISGFAIALLAPVAGQRTDHSGRRKLWLGINTAIVAMLTAACFFVRPHESYLLFGCMLIAAGHVFFEIAGVNYNAMLLQISTKKTIGKISGFGWAAGYLGGIVALLIVYFALIKPEVGIFGITSADGMTYRVVALFSALWILVFSIPVMFAIPESKPDPDMPKVGFFQSYKELYWTIRLLWKADRHTVYFLISSAIFRDGLAAIFTFGAVLAVGSFGFKTGDVLIFAIAGNVVAAIGALSAGFFDDKFGPKAVIVTSLVGLLVSGGALLFLDGKNAFWVFGLILCLFVGPAQSSARTFMGRLAPEGQEGELFGLYATTGRAVSFLAPQLFGLCIVIFGAQRWGIIGILAVLLLGLLLLLPVKAPPHGVNA, encoded by the coding sequence ATGACTGAGTACCCGCCCGCCGCTGCCTCCTTGCCAGCCGCCCCGACCAAGACGCCGGGGACAACTGGGCAGATCGTTGCCTGGTCTTTGTGGGATTGGGGTGGTGCGGCCTTTAACTCCGTCATGACCACCTTCATTTTTACGGCCTTGTACCTGACGGGTGACGCTTTTGGCGGCGCCGACAAGGCAACGGCCACCCTGGCGTTTGCCATGTCCATTTCCGGATTTGCTATTGCACTGCTAGCTCCGGTGGCCGGGCAGCGCACGGATCACAGCGGCCGGCGCAAGTTGTGGCTGGGCATCAACACGGCGATTGTGGCGATGCTGACGGCGGCCTGCTTCTTCGTCCGACCGCACGAGTCATACCTACTCTTTGGCTGCATGCTGATCGCCGCCGGCCACGTTTTCTTTGAGATCGCAGGCGTCAATTACAACGCCATGCTTTTGCAAATTTCAACCAAAAAGACCATTGGCAAGATCAGCGGATTCGGCTGGGCCGCCGGATACTTGGGTGGCATCGTTGCCCTGCTCATTGTGTATTTTGCGTTGATCAAGCCCGAGGTTGGCATCTTTGGCATCACCAGCGCCGACGGCATGACCTACCGGGTCGTGGCACTTTTCTCCGCGCTGTGGATCCTGGTGTTCTCCATTCCAGTCATGTTTGCCATCCCCGAATCCAAGCCCGATCCGGATATGCCCAAAGTGGGATTCTTCCAGTCGTACAAGGAGTTGTACTGGACCATTAGGCTGCTGTGGAAGGCCGATCGGCACACCGTGTACTTCCTGATTTCCAGCGCCATCTTCCGCGACGGCCTGGCCGCCATCTTCACCTTTGGTGCCGTCTTGGCCGTTGGATCCTTTGGTTTCAAGACCGGCGACGTCTTGATTTTCGCCATCGCAGGCAACGTTGTGGCCGCCATTGGGGCTCTCTCGGCCGGTTTCTTCGACGACAAGTTTGGTCCCAAGGCCGTCATTGTCACATCCCTCGTGGGGCTGCTAGTTTCCGGCGGCGCATTGCTGTTCCTGGACGGCAAGAACGCGTTCTGGGTCTTCGGCTTAATCCTGTGTCTCTTTGTTGGTCCGGCCCAATCATCGGCCCGAACGTTCATGGGGCGCCTGGCACCCGAGGGTCAGGAAGGGGAACTGTTCGGCCTCTACGCCACAACGGGGCGTGCCGTATCCTTCTTGGCTCCGCAGCTCTTTGGCCTGTGCATCGTCATCTTCGGCGCTCAGCGCTGGGGAATCATAGGCATTCTTGCGGTACTCCTGTTGGGCCTGCTGCTGCTCCTGCCGGTCAAGGCCCCGCCGCACGGCGTCAACGCCTAG
- the dcd gene encoding dCTP deaminase — protein sequence MLISDRDIRAEIEAKRIVLDPYDPSMVQPSSIDVRIDRYFRLFDNHRYAHIDPSEEQPELTRMVEVDSTEAFILHPGEFALASTYETVTLPDNVAARLEGKSSLGRLGLVTHSTAGFIDPGFSGHITLELSNAATLPIKLWPGMKIGQLCFFQLTSPAENPYGTGPHQNRYQGQRGPTASRSFLNFHQTKI from the coding sequence GTGCTGATCTCTGACCGCGACATACGTGCCGAAATTGAAGCCAAGCGCATTGTCTTGGACCCCTATGACCCCTCCATGGTGCAGCCATCGAGTATTGATGTGCGCATCGACAGGTACTTCCGCCTGTTCGATAACCACCGCTACGCCCACATTGACCCATCGGAGGAGCAGCCCGAGCTGACCCGCATGGTTGAAGTTGACTCGACCGAGGCCTTCATCCTGCACCCGGGTGAGTTTGCCCTGGCCTCCACGTACGAGACCGTCACGCTTCCGGACAACGTGGCCGCACGCCTCGAAGGCAAGTCCTCGCTGGGCCGCCTGGGCCTGGTAACGCACTCAACAGCGGGCTTCATCGATCCGGGATTCTCCGGTCACATCACCCTTGAGCTGTCCAATGCCGCCACGCTGCCGATCAAGCTGTGGCCCGGCATGAAGATTGGCCAGCTGTGCTTCTTCCAGCTGACCTCCCCTGCCGAGAACCCATACGGCACCGGCCCGCACCAGAACCGCTATCAGGGCCAGCGCGGCCCCACGGCGTCGCGTTCGTTCCTGAACTTCCACCAGACAAAGATTTAG
- a CDS encoding cation:proton antiporter regulatory subunit, translated as MNIEETPLPGIGVRRELQLGIGRRVGVVTHRDGRTELILSRADDPDACAASIPLTAEEAAGLGQLLGSAQLIAQLSAEQENVSGISTHQILIRKGSAFAGRTMGDTQMRTRTGASIVALLRDGDVIGSPRPDEVLHVGDLVVIVGTDDGLAEAALILQSKA; from the coding sequence ATGAATATTGAAGAGACGCCTCTTCCTGGAATTGGCGTACGCAGGGAGCTGCAGCTGGGCATCGGACGGCGGGTGGGGGTTGTGACACACCGTGACGGCCGCACCGAGCTGATCCTCTCCCGCGCCGACGATCCTGACGCGTGCGCGGCATCCATCCCGCTCACCGCCGAAGAGGCTGCCGGGCTCGGCCAGCTGCTGGGATCCGCGCAGCTCATTGCCCAGCTCAGCGCCGAGCAGGAAAACGTGTCAGGCATCAGCACGCACCAGATTTTGATTCGCAAGGGTTCGGCTTTTGCCGGACGAACCATGGGAGATACTCAGATGCGCACCCGCACCGGGGCCTCGATTGTGGCATTGCTGCGAGATGGTGACGTCATTGGTTCTCCCCGTCCCGATGAAGTGCTGCACGTTGGCGATCTGGTGGTCATTGTTGGTACTGACGACGGACTGGCCGAGGCCGCCCTGATTTTGCAGTCCAAAGCGTAA